The Campylobacter sp. CNRCH_2014_0184h region CTCAGCTTCAAGCCATAGAAAAAGCACGCGTTGGTATGAGATCAAGTGAGCTTGATTTTATCGCAAGAGAAGTGATTAAAAACGCAGGTTTTGAAAAAGAATTTATTCATAGTTTAGGACATGGAGTGGGGCTTGATATACATGAGCTGCCAAACATTAGCCCAAGAAGTGATTATGAGCTAAAAGAGGGTATGGTATTTACCATTGAACCTGGAATTTATATCAAAGATAAACTTGGTATTAGGATAGAAGACATGGTCTATCTTGATAAAGAAAAGGCAGTGGTGTTATAATTTGCTAATTAAAGGAGCTAGAAGGTTAGAAAAAATTCGTTTTTTTCCTTTTTATTCAAAGGCAGATAAAAAAGGAAAATACATAGCCATTATAGGACTTGGAAGCAATATAGAAGATGAAAAAAAACGCTTTCGGAGTTTATTTAGGCTTTTAATGCAAGATAAACGCTTGCAAGTATTGCAAACATCGCCATTTTTGATTAATAAAGCTTTTGGCTTTGAAGAACAAAAAGACTTTACTAATGCAGTGATGGTTGTAAGTACAAGTTTGCATGCAAGAGCACTTTTAAAAGTTTTGTTTTTTTATGAGTTTAAATTCAAAAGAAAAAGAACTTTTAAAAATGCTCCTAGAACGCTTGATTTGGATTTGTTGTATTTTTCAAAAAAAGCGCGTAAAGATGAGTATTGCACAGTGCCTCATGTGGGGGTAAATGATAGAATTAGTGTAACTTTGCCTTTGGGCTTGTTAAGATAAGGAAAAATATGGGACAATTGATTCATACTTTTACAGTTGAAAGCACAGATGAGATTATACCTAAGGTTAAGCAAGATTATGGCGATAAAGCTTTGATAGTAACTAATAAGCAAATTCGTCCAAAAACCATCAATCAAAAACCTTTATACGAGGTTATAGTAGCGATTGAAGAAGCTGATTATGAAGAGCATTTAAAACAAAACAATTTACCTATGCCACCAAAGAAAAAACCAAACACAGCAAGTTTTCCTGAGGCTAAAATTCAAGCTCCAAAATTTGAAGATGAAAAAAAAGAAGAAGATGTAGTGCTTGATTTTTCTTCAAAAGCTAAGCAAAAACCTATTAATCCTTATTTAAATACAAGCAAAAAAGATGATAATTTTTTAAATTTAAAAAATAAACTTTCTCAGGTTAGTTCAGAAATTAGCAAGGTTTCAAACTATCAAGATTTTTCTATGCCAAATCCAAATTATGATAAAAAAATTGAAGCCTTTGAAAAGCAAATGAATAAGCTTAATGATAAAATGAATTTGCTTGTGGATATGATGTGGGATGATAAGGCAGATTTACGCAAAGAATTAGCTATACCACCTGAGTTTGCAAGTATTTATAAGCAAGCTAAGGCAAGTGGCATGCAAGAAGCGCATTTAGAAGCTATTATGAAGGCTACTATTGAAAATATGCCAAGCACTATGAAAGCAAATCAAGAAGCAGTGCAAAGGTATTTTTACTCACTTTTGCGTAATATGCTTCCATGTCGTTTAGAAAGTGAAATTAAAAAGCAAAAAATCATGATGTTAGTAGGCCCAACAGGAGTGGGTAAAACTACTACTTTAGCTAAACTTGCTTTTCGCTATGCTTATGGAGATAGACGCTATAAAACCGGTATTATAACTCTTGATACTTATAGAATAGGCGCAGTAGAGCAACTTTTCCAATATGCTAAGATGATGAAACTTCCTATTATTGATAGTATAGAGCCAAATGACTTAGATGATGCGATTAGAAGTTTAAATACTTGTGAGGTTATTTTAGTAGATACAACCGGAAATTCACAGTATGATAAAGCAAAACTTGAAAAAACAAAAGAATTTTTGTCGCATTCTAATGCACAAATTGATGTGAATTTAGTACTTTCAGCAAATACAAAATATGAAGATTTATTAGAAACTTATAATAATTTTTCATTTTTAAATATAGACACTTTAATCATTACCAAATTTGATGAAACAAAAGTATTTGGAAATGTATTTTCTTTACTTTATGAAACTAGCACTCCGATGAGCTTTT contains the following coding sequences:
- the folK gene encoding 2-amino-4-hydroxy-6-hydroxymethyldihydropteridine diphosphokinase, translated to MLIKGARRLEKIRFFPFYSKADKKGKYIAIIGLGSNIEDEKKRFRSLFRLLMQDKRLQVLQTSPFLINKAFGFEEQKDFTNAVMVVSTSLHARALLKVLFFYEFKFKRKRTFKNAPRTLDLDLLYFSKKARKDEYCTVPHVGVNDRISVTLPLGLLR
- the flhF gene encoding flagellar biosynthesis protein FlhF encodes the protein MGQLIHTFTVESTDEIIPKVKQDYGDKALIVTNKQIRPKTINQKPLYEVIVAIEEADYEEHLKQNNLPMPPKKKPNTASFPEAKIQAPKFEDEKKEEDVVLDFSSKAKQKPINPYLNTSKKDDNFLNLKNKLSQVSSEISKVSNYQDFSMPNPNYDKKIEAFEKQMNKLNDKMNLLVDMMWDDKADLRKELAIPPEFASIYKQAKASGMQEAHLEAIMKATIENMPSTMKANQEAVQRYFYSLLRNMLPCRLESEIKKQKIMMLVGPTGVGKTTTLAKLAFRYAYGDRRYKTGIITLDTYRIGAVEQLFQYAKMMKLPIIDSIEPNDLDDAIRSLNTCEVILVDTTGNSQYDKAKLEKTKEFLSHSNAQIDVNLVLSANTKYEDLLETYNNFSFLNIDTLIITKFDETKVFGNVFSLLYETSTPMSFFSIGQEVPDDIEVANSDFLVRCVLEGFRRDENE